A portion of the Burkholderia pseudomultivorans genome contains these proteins:
- a CDS encoding ABC transporter substrate-binding protein has product MQRTMLAAAARRFAAVALATAAGAASAGTLTIATLNNPDMIELKKLSPAFEKANPDIKLNWVILEENVLRQRATTDITTGSGQFDVMAIGTYETPQWGKRGWLAPITGLPADYDLNDIVKTARDSLSYNGQLYALPFYVESSMTFYRKDLFAAKGLKMPDQPTYDQIAEFADKLTDKSKGTYGICLRGKAGWGENMAYVSTVVNTFGGRWFDEKWHAQLTSPEWKKAITFYVDLLKKNGPPGASSNGFNENLTLTASGKCAMWIDATVAAGMLYNKQQSQVADRIGFAAAPVAVTPKGSHWLWAWALAIPKTSKQQDAARKFIAWATSKQYIEMVGKDEGWASVPPGTRTSTYQRPEYKTAAPFSDFVLKAIETADPNDPSLKKVPYTGVQYVGIPEFQSFGTVVGQAIAGAVAGQMTVDQALAAGQAAADRAVRQAGYQK; this is encoded by the coding sequence ATGCAACGAACGATGCTCGCCGCCGCCGCCCGCCGCTTCGCCGCGGTCGCGCTCGCGACGGCTGCCGGCGCCGCGAGCGCGGGCACGCTGACGATCGCCACGCTGAACAACCCCGACATGATCGAGCTGAAGAAGCTGTCGCCGGCGTTCGAGAAGGCGAACCCCGACATCAAGCTGAACTGGGTGATTCTCGAGGAGAACGTGCTGCGCCAGCGCGCGACGACCGACATCACGACCGGCAGCGGCCAGTTCGACGTGATGGCGATCGGCACCTACGAGACGCCGCAGTGGGGCAAGCGCGGCTGGCTTGCGCCGATCACCGGGCTGCCGGCCGACTACGACCTGAACGACATCGTGAAGACCGCGCGCGACAGCCTGTCGTACAACGGCCAGCTCTATGCGCTGCCGTTCTACGTCGAAAGCTCGATGACGTTCTACCGCAAGGACCTGTTCGCGGCCAAGGGGCTGAAGATGCCCGACCAGCCGACCTACGACCAGATCGCCGAGTTCGCCGACAAGCTCACCGACAAGTCGAAGGGCACCTACGGAATCTGCCTGCGCGGCAAGGCCGGCTGGGGCGAGAACATGGCGTACGTGTCGACCGTCGTGAACACGTTCGGCGGCCGCTGGTTCGACGAGAAGTGGCATGCGCAGCTCACGTCGCCGGAATGGAAGAAGGCGATCACGTTCTACGTGGACCTGTTGAAGAAGAACGGGCCGCCGGGCGCGAGCTCGAACGGCTTCAACGAGAACCTGACGCTGACCGCTTCGGGCAAGTGCGCGATGTGGATCGACGCGACGGTCGCGGCCGGGATGCTCTATAACAAGCAGCAGTCGCAGGTGGCCGACAGGATCGGCTTCGCGGCCGCACCGGTCGCCGTCACGCCGAAGGGCTCGCACTGGCTGTGGGCGTGGGCGCTCGCGATCCCGAAGACCTCGAAGCAGCAGGACGCCGCGCGCAAGTTCATCGCGTGGGCGACCTCGAAGCAGTACATCGAGATGGTCGGCAAGGACGAGGGCTGGGCGTCGGTGCCGCCGGGCACGCGCACGTCGACCTATCAGCGGCCCGAGTACAAGACGGCCGCGCCGTTCTCGGACTTCGTGCTGAAGGCGATCGAGACGGCCGACCCGAACGATCCGTCGCTGAAGAAGGTGCCGTACACGGGCGTGCAGTACGTCGGGATTCCTGAATTCCAGTCGTTCGGCACGGTGGTCGGCCAGGCGATCGCGGGTGCGGTCGCCGGGCAGATGACGGTCGACCAGGCGCTCGCCGCCGGACAGGCCGCCGCCGATCGCGCGGTGCGGCAGGCCGGCTACCAGAAGTAA
- a CDS encoding carbohydrate ABC transporter permease has protein sequence MRHLRLPLSHASSVGDASSPPGEPRRARGGASWLVSPSVAVLLLWMSIPLAMTIWYSFSRYNLLNPDVKGFAGFDNYRFLATDPSFLPAIWHTLVLIGAVLAITVIGGVLMAVLFDRKFYGQGVARLLAIAPFFVMPTVSALIWKNMILHPVYGLVANAMRALGMTPIDWFADYPLTAVIMIVAWQWLPFAFLILFTAIQSLDQEQKEAARIDGAGPFAMFFYITLPHLKRAIAVVVMMETIFLLSIFAEIYTTTGGGPGDATTNLSYLIYALGLQQFDVGLASAGGIIAVVVANVVSFFLVRMLARNLKGEYEK, from the coding sequence ATGCGTCATTTACGTCTTCCCCTGAGCCATGCGTCGTCGGTCGGCGATGCGTCGTCGCCGCCGGGCGAACCGCGTCGCGCGCGCGGCGGCGCGAGCTGGCTGGTCTCGCCGTCCGTCGCGGTGCTGCTGCTGTGGATGTCGATTCCGCTCGCGATGACGATCTGGTATTCGTTCTCGCGCTACAACCTGCTGAACCCCGACGTGAAGGGTTTCGCCGGGTTCGACAACTACCGCTTCCTCGCGACCGATCCGTCGTTCCTGCCGGCGATCTGGCACACGCTGGTGCTGATCGGCGCGGTGCTCGCGATCACGGTGATCGGCGGCGTGCTGATGGCCGTGCTGTTCGACCGCAAGTTCTACGGGCAGGGCGTCGCGCGGCTGCTCGCGATCGCGCCGTTCTTCGTGATGCCGACGGTGTCCGCGCTGATCTGGAAGAACATGATCCTGCATCCGGTGTACGGGCTCGTCGCGAACGCGATGCGTGCGCTCGGCATGACGCCGATCGACTGGTTCGCCGACTATCCGCTCACCGCGGTGATCATGATCGTCGCGTGGCAGTGGCTGCCGTTCGCGTTCCTGATCCTGTTCACCGCGATCCAGTCGCTCGACCAGGAGCAGAAGGAAGCCGCGCGCATCGACGGCGCCGGCCCGTTCGCGATGTTCTTCTACATCACGCTGCCGCACCTGAAGCGCGCGATCGCGGTGGTCGTGATGATGGAGACGATCTTCCTGCTGTCGATCTTCGCGGAGATCTACACGACGACCGGCGGCGGCCCCGGCGACGCGACCACCAACCTGTCGTACCTGATCTATGCGCTCGGCCTGCAGCAGTTCGACGTCGGCCTCGCGTCCGCCGGCGGGATCATCGCCGTGGTGGTCGCGAACGTCGTGTCGTTCTTCC
- a CDS encoding sugar kinase, with amino-acid sequence MAEIVVAGELLAEFVAAERGQGFDAPGLFAGPFPSGAPAIFADQAARLGARVAYAGCVGRDAFGDAIVARLERDGVDVARIRRVERPTGTAFVAYRDDGSRSFVFSLATSAAACVDASDVDASMFDGCRYFHVMGSSLTSESAIAAVQRGVIEAARVGAKISFDPNVRREMLSFRPMRAALDEMLAACHLFLPSEADLPFFCGPQPAERAIAGLLATHPLLERVVLKRGAAGSVAFDRASRVDAPAWPVDEVDPTGAGDCFGGTLVASLVAGAPIDVALRRANAAGAIAVTRRGPMEGNSSAAEIDRFLTERGVACPA; translated from the coding sequence ATGGCCGAGATCGTGGTCGCCGGCGAACTGCTGGCCGAATTCGTCGCCGCCGAGCGCGGCCAGGGCTTCGATGCGCCGGGCCTGTTCGCGGGGCCGTTTCCGAGCGGCGCGCCCGCGATCTTCGCGGACCAGGCCGCGCGGCTCGGCGCGCGCGTCGCGTATGCGGGCTGCGTCGGCCGCGACGCGTTCGGCGATGCAATCGTCGCGCGGCTCGAACGCGACGGCGTCGACGTCGCGCGGATCCGCCGCGTCGAACGTCCGACCGGCACCGCCTTCGTCGCCTACCGCGACGACGGTTCGCGCAGTTTCGTATTCAGTCTCGCGACGAGTGCGGCCGCCTGCGTCGATGCGTCCGACGTCGACGCGTCGATGTTCGACGGCTGCCGCTATTTCCACGTGATGGGCTCGTCGCTGACGAGCGAATCGGCGATCGCGGCCGTGCAGCGCGGCGTGATCGAGGCGGCGCGCGTCGGCGCGAAGATCTCGTTCGACCCGAACGTGCGCCGTGAAATGCTGAGCTTCCGCCCGATGCGCGCGGCGCTCGACGAGATGCTCGCGGCCTGCCACCTGTTCCTGCCGAGCGAGGCCGACCTGCCGTTCTTCTGCGGGCCGCAGCCGGCCGAGCGCGCGATCGCCGGCCTGCTCGCGACGCATCCGCTGCTCGAACGCGTGGTGCTCAAGCGCGGCGCGGCCGGCAGCGTCGCGTTCGATCGCGCGAGCCGCGTCGACGCGCCGGCCTGGCCGGTCGACGAGGTCGATCCGACCGGCGCCGGCGACTGCTTCGGCGGTACGCTGGTCGCGAGCCTCGTCGCCGGCGCGCCGATCGACGTCGCGCTGCGCCGCGCGAATGCGGCCGGCGCGATCGCCGTCACGCGGCGCGGCCCGATGGAGGGCAACAGCAGCGCCGCCGAAATCGACCGTTTCCTGACCGAACGAGGTGTCGCATGTCCGGCCTGA
- a CDS encoding D-tagatose-bisphosphate aldolase, class II, non-catalytic subunit, translating to MSGLTTVAERVHGAHAQAVLRMIFDANRADAQRGIYAVCSAHRLVLEAACEAARADGSPLLIEATCNQVNHLGGYTGMTPADFRRDVDAIAARCGLAPSALVLGGDHLGPNPWRHRRAADAMREACAMVAAYVEAGFEKIHLDASMACADDPAPLDDRTIAARAAELCRAAEEAASRAGVAPVYVIGTEVPTPGGESGGDAIAQIAVTRSDSIAATLDAHRAAFAAAGLDGAWTRVVAIVAQPGVDFDDRHVLDYDSAKAASLGASILRTPRLVFEAHSTDYQTEGALAALVRDHFAILKVGPALTFALREALFALSFIEDALIDDAAGRSRLREVVDEAMRAQPEHWAPYYRGDETAQRLARQFSYSDRIRYYWLQPAVAAAVERLFGNLARQPVPETLVAQWLPDVYAACRTGGLAHEPRAWVRHRIRDVIAHYARACGMQRPA from the coding sequence ATGTCCGGCCTGACGACCGTCGCCGAGCGCGTGCACGGCGCGCATGCGCAGGCCGTGCTGCGGATGATCTTCGACGCGAACCGGGCCGACGCGCAGCGCGGCATCTATGCGGTCTGCAGCGCGCACCGGCTGGTGCTGGAGGCCGCATGCGAAGCCGCGCGTGCGGACGGCTCGCCGCTGCTGATCGAGGCGACCTGCAACCAGGTGAATCATCTCGGCGGCTATACGGGCATGACGCCCGCCGATTTCCGGCGCGACGTCGACGCGATCGCCGCGCGCTGCGGGCTCGCGCCGTCGGCGCTCGTGCTCGGCGGCGACCATCTCGGCCCGAACCCGTGGCGGCACCGCCGCGCGGCCGACGCGATGCGCGAGGCCTGCGCGATGGTCGCCGCGTATGTCGAAGCCGGGTTCGAGAAGATCCACCTCGACGCGAGCATGGCCTGCGCGGACGATCCGGCGCCGCTCGACGACCGCACGATCGCCGCGCGCGCGGCCGAGCTGTGCCGTGCAGCCGAAGAGGCGGCGTCGCGCGCCGGCGTCGCGCCCGTCTACGTGATCGGCACCGAGGTGCCGACGCCGGGCGGCGAATCCGGCGGCGACGCGATCGCGCAGATCGCGGTCACGCGCAGCGACAGTATCGCGGCGACGCTCGACGCGCATCGCGCCGCGTTCGCGGCGGCCGGGCTCGACGGCGCGTGGACGCGCGTCGTGGCGATCGTCGCGCAGCCCGGCGTCGACTTCGACGATCGCCACGTGCTCGACTACGACAGCGCGAAGGCCGCGTCGCTCGGCGCGAGCATCCTGCGCACGCCGCGCCTCGTGTTCGAGGCGCACTCGACCGACTACCAGACCGAGGGCGCGCTCGCCGCGCTCGTGCGCGACCACTTCGCGATCCTGAAGGTCGGCCCCGCGCTGACCTTCGCGCTGCGCGAGGCGCTGTTCGCGCTGAGCTTCATCGAGGACGCGCTGATCGACGACGCGGCCGGGCGCTCGCGGCTGCGCGAGGTCGTCGACGAAGCGATGCGCGCGCAGCCCGAGCACTGGGCGCCTTACTACCGTGGCGACGAGACCGCACAACGGCTCGCGCGCCAGTTCAGCTACAGCGACCGGATCCGCTACTACTGGCTGCAGCCGGCGGTCGCGGCCGCGGTCGAGCGGCTGTTCGGCAATCTCGCGCGGCAGCCGGTGCCCGAGACGCTCGTCGCGCAGTGGCTGCCGGACGTCTACGCGGCGTGCCGCACGGGCGGGCTCGCGCACGAGCCGCGCGCGTGGGTGCGCCACCGGATACGCGACGTGATCGCGCACTACGCGCGCGCGTGCGGAATGCAGCGGCCGGCCTGA